Genomic window (Kosakonia sp. BYX6):
AACTGCGCCGCTTCGTGCAGCACCGCTTCGGCGTTTTCCGCCACCACGCCGGGGTGGCGGGCAAGGGTGGCGCGAAATGCGTGCAGACGTTCGCGGCGCGTGTTGACGGTACCCAGCGGTTCGCTAAGAAACAGTAACGCTTCGAAGCCTTGTTCAATCAGGTGTTCGGTGGCGGTGGTCGCGGCCTGGGTGTTATCCAACCCGACTACATCGCAGTCGAAATCGGGGATTTTGCGGTCAATCAACACCATTGGCAGCGAAGATTGTTGCAGGCGGTTCAGCCCCTCTTCGCGCATGCCGACGGCATTCACCACAATGCCTTCCACCTGGTAGCTGCGCAGCAGGTCGAGGTAATGCAGCTCCTGATCGACTTCGTTGTTGGTGTTACACACCAGCGGGGTGAACCCTTTTTCGCGGCAGGCGGCTTCAATACCGCTCAACACATGCACGGAATAGGGGTTGGTGATGTCGGCGATAATCAGCCCGATAAGCCGTGTGCGACCGCGCTTCAAGCCACGCGCCATCAGGCTTGGGCGGTAATCCAGTTCCGCAATGGCTTGTTCAATGCGCGCCAAAAGCGACTCGGAAAGCAGGTTTTTTTCGCCATTGAGATAGCGTGAAATACTGGTTTTACCTGTTTTCGCTGCTTTCGCGACATCGCTGATGGTTGGGCGCGCCGTTTTCGCCATTGTTGCTTCCCTCGCCGTGACATGTTGCCCACACCTTAGCGCGAAATGGCGGGCAATCAAGCGTTAAGCGCCGCTTATCTCCCGCTGTGTGCGCGTAATGACGTTTAATTCTTTGCCAAAGCGCCGCCGCCGTGGATGATAGAGCGCAAACAAAACATCCGATAACACCTGCAAGCTACTCAGGAGCGCGCTTTGGCAAACTCTGCTATCAAAACAATCCTTACGGCC
Coding sequences:
- a CDS encoding LacI family DNA-binding transcriptional regulator, coding for MAKTARPTISDVAKAAKTGKTSISRYLNGEKNLLSESLLARIEQAIAELDYRPSLMARGLKRGRTRLIGLIIADITNPYSVHVLSGIEAACREKGFTPLVCNTNNEVDQELHYLDLLRSYQVEGIVVNAVGMREEGLNRLQQSSLPMVLIDRKIPDFDCDVVGLDNTQAATTATEHLIEQGFEALLFLSEPLGTVNTRRERLHAFRATLARHPGVVAENAEAVLHEAAQLDNILRQFHARHRGMRKAVISANGALTLQVARSLKRIGLNWGSDIGLLGFDELEWAELAGVGITTLKQPTWQIGFAAVEQVVRRIEGHSDTVREQVFSGELIVRGSTAR